One Gottschalkia purinilytica DNA segment encodes these proteins:
- a CDS encoding Gfo/Idh/MocA family protein: protein MSKFKFAILGCGRISKKHAEAIANNYIEGELVAVCDIVAEKMDDTISKYIDTLRNNGINEVTSIRKYTDYKEMLVREEDIDIVTIATESGYHARHTIDCINKEKHVIVEKPIALSTTDAETMIKLAKEMNVKLGVCHQNRFNPPVQKLRKAIEKDEFGKLINGTARILWNRNDDYYNQASWRGTWELDGGTLMNQCIHNIDLLQWMMGGEIESVYAQTGTFLRGIEAEDFGAIIIRFKNGAIGIVEGSACVYPTNLEETLSIFGEKGTVVIGGLAVNKIETWKFSDNKEEVVLKDQCENIENVYGFGHTPLIKDFIQAIKEDRDPLVSGEEGKKAMEIILCGYESQYKNKAIKFPINNISTLNFKKIKYE from the coding sequence ATGAGTAAGTTTAAGTTTGCTATATTAGGATGTGGACGAATATCTAAAAAGCATGCGGAAGCAATAGCTAATAACTATATAGAAGGAGAATTAGTTGCTGTATGTGATATAGTAGCTGAAAAGATGGATGATACCATAAGTAAATATATAGACACTTTAAGAAATAACGGTATAAATGAAGTTACTAGTATACGTAAGTATACAGATTATAAAGAAATGCTAGTTAGAGAAGAAGATATAGATATAGTAACTATAGCTACTGAAAGTGGATATCATGCCAGACATACTATAGATTGTATAAACAAAGAAAAACATGTGATCGTAGAAAAACCTATTGCATTGTCAACTACAGATGCCGAAACTATGATAAAGTTAGCAAAAGAAATGAATGTGAAACTTGGAGTTTGTCATCAAAATAGGTTTAATCCACCTGTTCAAAAGTTAAGAAAAGCAATAGAAAAAGATGAATTTGGAAAGCTTATAAATGGAACGGCTAGAATACTTTGGAATAGAAATGACGACTATTATAACCAAGCATCTTGGCGTGGAACTTGGGAACTTGACGGCGGAACTCTTATGAATCAGTGTATTCATAATATAGATCTTCTACAGTGGATGATGGGAGGAGAAATAGAATCTGTATATGCACAAACAGGAACTTTTCTAAGAGGTATAGAGGCAGAAGATTTTGGAGCCATAATTATAAGATTTAAAAACGGGGCTATAGGAATAGTGGAAGGAAGCGCATGTGTTTATCCTACAAATTTGGAAGAAACACTTAGCATATTTGGAGAAAAAGGCACAGTAGTAATAGGGGGGCTAGCAGTAAATAAAATAGAAACATGGAAGTTTTCTGATAATAAAGAAGAAGTAGTATTAAAAGACCAATGTGAGAATATAGAGAACGTGTATGGATTTGGACATACTCCTTTAATAAAAGACTTTATACAAGCTATAAAAGAAGATAGAGATCCACTTGTATCTGGAGAAGAAGGAAAAAAAGCTATGGAAATAATACTGTGTGGATATGAATCCCAATATAAGAATAAAGCAATTAAATTCCCTATAAACAATATAAGCACTTTGAACTTTAAGAAAATAAAGTACGAATGA
- a CDS encoding acyltransferase has protein sequence MNKVSSKAHIMSNVKIGYYTVIEENVQIGKNSTVGNNVTIYRGTIIGENVRIDDNTVIGKQPMRAVTSAISDGKEQIPANIGDGSIIGTSSIIYAGCNIGRDCLIADLSTVRENVTIGDKTIIGRGVAIENYCEIGSYCKLETNAYITSYSKLEDYVFIAPGVVTSNDNFAGRTKERFKHFKGVTIKRGGRIGAQVTILPGKTIEEDGFVGAGSVVTKNVPKEKIMIGNPIREISNVSEEQLLKNNI, from the coding sequence ATGAATAAAGTTTCTTCAAAAGCACATATTATGTCAAATGTAAAAATAGGGTATTACACAGTCATAGAAGAAAATGTACAAATAGGAAAAAACTCTACTGTAGGAAATAATGTAACTATATATAGAGGAACAATAATAGGTGAAAATGTAAGGATAGATGATAACACTGTTATAGGAAAACAGCCTATGAGAGCGGTAACCAGCGCTATAAGTGATGGGAAAGAACAGATACCAGCAAATATTGGAGACGGTAGTATTATAGGAACAAGTTCTATAATATATGCAGGATGTAACATAGGTAGGGACTGTCTAATAGCTGATCTTTCAACGGTAAGAGAAAATGTAACTATAGGAGATAAAACAATTATAGGAAGAGGTGTAGCTATTGAAAACTATTGTGAAATAGGTTCTTATTGTAAACTAGAGACCAATGCATACATAACTTCATACTCAAAATTAGAAGATTATGTATTTATTGCTCCTGGAGTAGTTACATCAAATGACAACTTTGCAGGAAGAACTAAGGAAAGATTTAAACATTTTAAAGGAGTAACTATAAAAAGAGGTGGAAGAATAGGAGCTCAAGTAACTATTTTACCTGGAAAAACTATAGAAGAAGATGGATTTGTAGGAGCAGGAAGTGTTGTAACTAAAAATGTGCCTAAAGAAAAAATAATGATAGGCAATCCTATAAGAGAGATAAGCAATGTTTCAGAAGAGCAACTACTAAAAAATAATATATAA
- a CDS encoding nucleotide sugar dehydrogenase codes for MEALKLNKNIHAKSLMSKVKNKTAVIGVIGLGYVGLPLAVEKAKVGYKVLGLDIQQKRVDMVNQGINYIGDVVDEDLRQIVVEDKIKATTDYSRISEVDCVMLCVPTPLDKYQQPDISYVQSSTEEVAKYLKEGMLIILESTTYPGTTEEVVKPILESTGLKCGQDFFLAFSPERVDPGNKIYNTKNTPKVVGGITENCTEISAVLYENVLEGSIHRVSNPAVAEMEKILENTYRNINIALVNELAILCDKMNIDVWEVIEAAKTKPYGFQAFYPGPGLGGHCIPIDPFYLTWKAREFDYHTRLIEIAGEINNYMPEFVVERAMKLLNKEKKAMNGAKVLILGVAYKQDIDDLRESPALKVIENLERQGAIVEYYDPYIPEFKYKGKEYNSIELKEENLRLADISIITTMHTCFDYQFIVDNSNILFDTKNATKEVKNNREKIEKL; via the coding sequence ATGGAGGCATTAAAGTTAAATAAAAATATACATGCTAAATCACTTATGAGTAAAGTTAAAAATAAAACTGCTGTTATAGGAGTAATAGGACTAGGGTATGTAGGATTACCTTTAGCAGTAGAAAAAGCTAAAGTAGGATATAAGGTTTTAGGACTTGATATTCAACAGAAAAGAGTTGACATGGTGAATCAAGGAATAAACTATATAGGAGATGTAGTTGATGAAGATCTTAGACAAATAGTTGTAGAAGATAAGATAAAGGCTACTACAGATTACAGTAGAATATCAGAAGTTGACTGTGTTATGCTTTGTGTTCCCACTCCATTAGACAAGTATCAACAACCAGACATATCATATGTTCAATCTTCAACAGAAGAAGTAGCTAAATATCTTAAAGAAGGTATGTTAATAATTTTAGAAAGTACTACTTATCCAGGAACTACAGAAGAAGTAGTAAAACCAATACTTGAGTCGACAGGACTTAAATGTGGACAAGACTTCTTTTTAGCATTTTCCCCAGAAAGAGTGGATCCAGGAAATAAAATATATAATACGAAAAATACACCTAAAGTGGTAGGAGGAATAACCGAAAATTGTACAGAAATATCTGCCGTACTTTATGAAAACGTACTCGAAGGAAGTATACATAGGGTGTCAAACCCAGCAGTAGCTGAAATGGAAAAAATACTTGAGAACACATATAGAAATATAAATATAGCTTTAGTAAATGAGCTAGCTATATTATGTGACAAAATGAATATAGATGTATGGGAAGTTATAGAGGCAGCTAAAACTAAGCCCTATGGATTTCAGGCATTTTATCCAGGTCCAGGATTAGGAGGACATTGTATACCTATAGATCCATTTTATTTAACTTGGAAAGCTAGAGAATTTGACTATCATACAAGGCTTATAGAAATAGCAGGAGAAATAAATAATTACATGCCAGAGTTTGTTGTTGAAAGAGCTATGAAGTTATTAAACAAAGAAAAGAAGGCTATGAATGGAGCAAAAGTCCTTATACTAGGAGTAGCGTATAAACAAGATATAGATGATTTAAGAGAATCTCCGGCCTTAAAAGTTATAGAGAATTTAGAAAGACAAGGAGCAATTGTAGAATACTATGATCCATATATACCAGAGTTTAAATATAAAGGTAAAGAATATAACTCTATAGAACTAAAAGAAGAGAATTTAAGACTAGCAGATATATCTATAATAACAACTATGCACACTTGTTTTGACTATCAATTTATAGTTGATAATTCAAATATACTGTTTGATACCAAAAATGCTACAAAAGAAGTTAAAAATAACAGGGAAAAAATAGAAAAACTATAG
- a CDS encoding DegT/DnrJ/EryC1/StrS family aminotransferase yields MEINLLDLIKQYKSIQNEIDSVVLKVLERGQYILGPNVEAFEEEIAEFTGTNHGIGVANGTDALLLTLKAYDIGEGDEVITTPFTFFATAEVISQAGAIPVFVDIDKDTYNMDINKIEENITEKTKAIIPVHIFGQPVDMDKVLEIAEKYNLIVIEDACQAIGAEYKSKKVGSIGHAACFSFFPTKNLGCYGDGGMIVTSDNSIVEKLNMLRFHGQRVKYHNEMLGYNSRLDEIQAAMLRVKLRYLNEWNNKRNYLAKKYNEKLINLPLKTPKEIDNIKHVYHLYIVQSEERDELIKFLKKSGISTGVYYPIPLHLQEVYKSLTYKEGDFENSEYCSKRTFALPLYPELKEKEQDYIIDKIKEFYENK; encoded by the coding sequence ATGGAAATAAACCTATTAGACTTAATTAAGCAGTATAAATCCATACAAAATGAAATAGATAGTGTAGTCTTAAAAGTATTAGAAAGAGGGCAATATATACTAGGTCCTAATGTTGAAGCCTTTGAAGAAGAAATAGCTGAATTTACAGGAACTAATCATGGTATAGGTGTAGCAAATGGAACAGATGCGTTACTATTAACTTTAAAAGCTTACGATATAGGTGAAGGTGATGAAGTTATAACGACACCATTTACTTTTTTTGCTACAGCAGAAGTAATATCACAAGCTGGGGCTATACCAGTATTTGTAGATATAGATAAAGATACTTATAACATGGATATAAATAAAATAGAAGAAAATATAACAGAAAAAACAAAAGCTATTATCCCAGTACATATATTTGGACAACCTGTAGACATGGATAAAGTTTTAGAAATAGCTGAAAAATATAATCTTATAGTTATAGAAGATGCATGCCAAGCCATAGGGGCTGAATATAAAAGTAAGAAAGTAGGATCTATTGGTCATGCAGCCTGCTTTTCATTTTTTCCTACTAAGAACTTAGGATGTTATGGTGATGGAGGTATGATAGTTACTAGTGATAATTCAATAGTTGAAAAATTAAATATGTTGAGATTTCACGGCCAAAGAGTAAAATATCATAATGAAATGTTAGGATACAATAGTAGGCTAGATGAAATACAAGCAGCTATGTTAAGGGTAAAGCTTAGATATTTAAATGAATGGAATAATAAAAGAAACTATCTTGCTAAAAAATATAACGAAAAGTTAATTAACTTACCATTAAAAACTCCGAAAGAAATTGATAATATAAAGCATGTTTATCATCTTTATATAGTTCAATCAGAAGAAAGAGATGAGCTTATAAAGTTTCTGAAAAAAAGCGGAATATCTACAGGGGTTTACTATCCTATACCATTGCACTTACAAGAAGTATATAAAAGTCTTACATATAAAGAAGGCGATTTTGAAAATTCAGAATACTGCTCTAAAAGGACTTTTGCACTACCATTATATCCAGAACTTAAAGAAAAAGAACAAGATTATATAATAGATAAAATAAAAGAGTTTTATGAAAATAAATAA
- a CDS encoding dTDP-4-dehydrorhamnose reductase family protein, whose product MKKVLILGSTGMAGHVIYRYFEELGIYELYNLSHSYKLNENTKILDVRKLDVFEKFLDEIKFDIIVNCIGLLNDFAERSPKDAILVNSYLPKFLEEKYLDSNTKIIHLSTDCVFSGKQGSYSENSFKDGNTIYALTKSIGEIDNNKDLTIRTSIIGPDINKNGIGLFNWFMKQSGNIKGYKNVIWTGITTIELAKAIQEFINQNITGIYHLIPKEKISKYELLILLKSTFGKSEINIYEDNQIISDKSLLNTRTDFNYMVHEYTEMLKHMKTWIEANKKNYDHYIYT is encoded by the coding sequence ATGAAGAAAGTATTAATACTAGGGTCTACAGGCATGGCGGGACATGTTATATATAGATATTTTGAAGAGTTAGGAATATATGAACTTTATAATCTATCACATAGTTATAAACTAAATGAGAATACAAAAATTTTAGACGTGAGAAAATTAGATGTATTTGAAAAATTTTTAGATGAAATTAAATTTGATATTATAGTTAACTGTATAGGATTATTGAATGATTTTGCTGAGAGAAGCCCTAAAGATGCTATATTGGTTAATAGTTATTTACCAAAGTTTTTAGAAGAAAAATATTTAGATTCTAATACAAAGATAATACACTTAAGCACGGATTGTGTTTTTTCAGGAAAACAAGGGAGCTATAGTGAAAATAGTTTTAAAGATGGTAATACAATATATGCTCTTACTAAATCTATTGGTGAAATAGATAATAATAAAGATTTAACTATAAGAACATCTATTATAGGCCCAGATATAAATAAAAATGGAATAGGATTATTTAATTGGTTTATGAAACAAAGTGGTAACATTAAAGGATATAAAAATGTTATATGGACAGGAATAACTACTATAGAACTTGCAAAGGCAATACAAGAGTTCATAAATCAAAATATAACAGGAATATATCATTTAATACCTAAAGAAAAAATAAGCAAATACGAACTATTAATATTATTGAAATCAACATTTGGCAAAAGTGAAATAAATATATATGAAGACAATCAAATTATATCTGATAAAAGTCTTTTAAATACAAGAACAGATTTTAACTATATGGTACATGAGTATACGGAAATGTTAAAACATATGAAAACATGGATTGAGGCAAATAAAAAAAATTATGATCATTACATATACACTTAA
- the wecB gene encoding non-hydrolyzing UDP-N-acetylglucosamine 2-epimerase — protein MYKIMTIVGTRPEIIKLSLVMKELDKYTRQIIVHTGQNYDYELSDIFFDTLEIRKPDYYLDVAGKNAAETIANVIKKSDEIMEIEKPDAILLYGDTNSCLSVISAKRRKIPIFHMEAGNRCFDQKVPEELNRKIVDHLSDINMTITEHARRYLINEGLRPENIIKIGSSMKEVLYYYKTKIEKSKCLEKMNLKEKEYFLISMHREENIEDKSNFNSLIDALIDISKHFEDKKVIVSTHPRTEKKINKKIEMKLGKNIIFMKPFGFIDYIKLQQSAYCVLSDSGTITEEASILGFPAIMIRQVHERPEGMDEGTLIMSGINSKNILHSVNIITKQSEEGTIKIVDDYNIDNVSKKVVRIILSYIEYVNRTVWNKYK, from the coding sequence ATGTATAAAATAATGACTATAGTAGGGACAAGACCTGAAATAATAAAATTAAGTTTGGTAATGAAGGAATTAGATAAGTATACTAGACAAATTATAGTTCATACAGGTCAAAACTATGATTATGAATTAAGTGACATTTTTTTCGATACGCTGGAAATAAGAAAGCCAGATTATTACTTAGATGTAGCAGGAAAAAATGCAGCAGAGACAATAGCCAACGTAATAAAGAAGTCAGATGAAATAATGGAAATTGAAAAACCTGATGCTATCTTATTATACGGTGATACGAACAGTTGTTTATCAGTCATATCTGCGAAAAGAAGAAAAATACCAATATTTCATATGGAAGCAGGTAATAGATGTTTTGATCAAAAAGTACCAGAAGAATTAAATAGAAAAATAGTAGATCATTTAAGTGATATAAATATGACTATAACAGAACATGCTAGAAGATATTTAATTAATGAAGGTCTTAGACCAGAGAACATAATAAAAATAGGATCTTCTATGAAAGAAGTTTTATATTACTATAAAACTAAAATAGAAAAATCAAAATGTTTAGAAAAAATGAACTTAAAAGAAAAAGAGTACTTTTTGATTAGTATGCATAGAGAAGAAAATATAGAGGATAAGTCTAATTTTAATAGTCTAATAGATGCACTTATAGATATATCTAAACATTTTGAGGATAAGAAAGTAATAGTTTCAACTCACCCAAGAACAGAGAAGAAAATAAACAAAAAAATAGAGATGAAGTTAGGAAAAAATATAATTTTTATGAAGCCATTTGGATTTATAGATTATATCAAATTACAACAGAGTGCATATTGCGTATTATCTGATAGTGGAACCATAACGGAGGAAGCATCTATACTAGGTTTTCCAGCAATAATGATTAGACAAGTTCATGAAAGACCAGAGGGTATGGATGAAGGAACTCTAATTATGAGTGGTATAAATTCAAAAAATATATTACATTCAGTAAATATTATCACAAAGCAATCTGAAGAAGGAACAATTAAAATAGTAGATGATTATAACATAGATAATGTTTCCAAAAAGGTAGTAAGAATCATATTAAGCTATATAGAATATGTAAATAGAACTGTTTGGAATAAATATAAGTAG
- a CDS encoding polysaccharide biosynthesis protein: MFTDKTLLITGGTGSFGNAVLKKFLKTGIKEIRILSRDEKKQNDMRSYYRNDKLKFYIGDVRDYSSINYAMKGVDYVFHAAALKQVPSCEFYPMEAVKTNVIGTENVINSAVENKVKKIILLSTDKAVYPINSMGMTKGLMEKLMLSKSRSLSEEETIICATRYGNVMGSRGSVIPLFIDQIKNKMDITITDPNMTRFMMSLEEAVELVIYCFIHGKQGDIFVQKSPASTIENLAIALNEIFKGESKINIIGTRHGEKLFETLITREEMTKIDDLGRYYRIPLDDRDLNYNKYFYEGKEDISFLKDYNSHNTKRLNLEELKSLLLNLDLIKNQLNIGSKDEVYV, encoded by the coding sequence ATGTTTACAGATAAAACTTTACTAATAACAGGTGGAACAGGGTCTTTTGGAAATGCAGTATTAAAAAAGTTTCTGAAGACAGGAATAAAAGAAATAAGAATATTAAGTAGAGATGAAAAAAAGCAAAATGATATGAGAAGCTATTATAGGAACGATAAATTAAAATTTTATATAGGAGATGTTAGAGACTATTCAAGTATAAATTATGCTATGAAGGGAGTGGACTATGTATTTCATGCAGCGGCACTAAAACAGGTTCCTTCATGTGAATTCTATCCTATGGAAGCTGTCAAAACTAATGTTATCGGTACAGAAAACGTTATAAATTCAGCTGTAGAAAATAAGGTTAAGAAAATAATTTTACTGAGTACAGACAAAGCTGTATACCCTATAAATTCAATGGGCATGACTAAGGGACTTATGGAAAAACTGATGCTTTCAAAATCTAGAAGTTTGAGTGAAGAAGAAACGATAATATGTGCTACTAGATATGGGAATGTTATGGGATCAAGAGGTTCTGTTATACCTTTATTCATAGATCAGATAAAGAACAAAATGGACATAACAATTACTGATCCAAATATGACTAGATTCATGATGTCTTTAGAAGAAGCCGTAGAATTAGTAATATACTGTTTTATTCACGGAAAACAAGGAGACATATTTGTACAGAAGTCACCTGCTTCCACTATAGAAAATTTAGCAATTGCTTTAAATGAAATATTTAAAGGAGAAAGTAAAATTAATATAATAGGGACCAGACATGGAGAAAAGCTTTTCGAAACATTAATAACAAGAGAAGAAATGACGAAAATAGATGATTTAGGAAGATATTATAGAATACCATTAGATGATAGAGATTTAAACTATAATAAATATTTCTATGAGGGAAAAGAAGATATATCTTTTTTAAAAGATTATAATTCACATAATACTAAAAGATTAAATCTAGAAGAATTAAAGAGTTTACTACTGAATTTGGACTTAATCAAAAATCAGTTAAATATAGGAAGTAAGGATGAAGTATATGTATAA
- a CDS encoding FkbM family methyltransferase, whose protein sequence is MKLREYIESFDRFIIKYFEKNDIPEVIIYGTNNEIEYFIRTHSNLNIKVVVSEDYENKNYDNIKVISMEQFHINYKKHYKDKPIFIVSKWTDQLSDKLKSQGIENFYHYFAYDYLMNLDKLDLAMQLFKDDISITTFKTLVKYLFTQDYTLFEKITFEENQYFIKEFFEYKPQTVFIDGGGYHGENTIEYYRILNGDVNKIYVFEPDVENFKIMKNNLLNEVNLPKEKLILKNNAISDKNEIVYFSNENNSSSCIVEYSEQRIKAVSLDSLIKDKVDFIKLDIEGNECKAIKGSRNIILDYNPKLAICLYHRPKDMWEIPLLIKEINPKYKFMLRHHNRNCWYETVLYCK, encoded by the coding sequence ATGAAGTTAAGAGAATATATAGAGAGTTTTGATAGATTCATTATAAAATATTTTGAAAAGAATGATATACCTGAAGTCATAATATATGGAACAAACAACGAAATTGAATACTTTATTCGAACACATTCTAATTTAAATATAAAAGTTGTTGTAAGTGAAGACTATGAAAATAAAAATTATGATAATATAAAAGTCATTTCTATGGAACAATTTCATATTAACTATAAAAAGCATTATAAGGACAAGCCAATCTTTATTGTATCTAAGTGGACAGATCAATTATCAGATAAGCTAAAAAGTCAAGGCATAGAGAACTTTTATCATTACTTTGCTTACGACTATTTAATGAACTTAGATAAATTAGATTTAGCTATGCAACTTTTTAAAGATGATATATCTATAACAACATTTAAAACATTAGTTAAATATTTATTTACACAAGATTATACTTTATTTGAGAAAATTACATTTGAAGAAAATCAATATTTCATAAAGGAGTTTTTTGAGTATAAACCCCAAACTGTGTTTATAGATGGCGGTGGATATCATGGGGAAAACACAATTGAATATTATAGGATACTCAATGGTGATGTAAATAAAATATATGTTTTTGAGCCTGATGTAGAGAACTTTAAAATAATGAAAAACAACTTACTAAATGAAGTTAATCTACCTAAAGAAAAATTGATATTAAAGAATAATGCAATTTCAGATAAAAATGAGATAGTTTACTTTAGTAATGAAAATAATTCATCGTCATGTATAGTTGAATATTCTGAACAGAGAATTAAAGCTGTAAGTCTAGATAGCCTTATAAAAGATAAGGTAGATTTTATTAAACTGGACATAGAAGGCAATGAATGTAAGGCAATAAAAGGTAGTAGAAACATAATATTAGATTATAACCCTAAATTAGCTATTTGTTTGTATCATAGGCCAAAAGACATGTGGGAGATTCCTCTTTTGATAAAAGAGATTAATCCCAAGTACAAATTTATGCTTAGACATCATAATAGAAATTGTTGGTATGAGACAGTTCTCTACTGTAAATAA